A DNA window from Cutaneotrichosporon cavernicola HIS019 DNA, chromosome: 2 contains the following coding sequences:
- a CDS encoding uncharacterized protein (Fungal protein of unknown function (DUF1752)): protein MTRSPIYTAAVGLGPHTNDRPAPLPTPPLTQRGSSPSPSERAGRKAAPLFTLSATVLPLSDQPPEEEDISSIWNVVSRAADVVKDSERLENLAWRHWSDVRVRRRRSSASTDTASSASVHTPVDQPYLHHRQSSENRRSFANKLQLLVEEDSFKDWIEDARENAAATDESPRHAPQLALPDTPTPNLEIRLVEPTPVPSRVGSLGGSVGGSTPFTKSVAQLAVREEEIEEEVTTAEDDSPEIQRIRKRSPKGGFFIHQSPGKVSGASDGSSEASAPPPAPIVAETEPVARVEHHQAEANGGPTDSSQWRSSAESSSAVVMKKKEPRRPVSMATMRGRFQAEKRLAVQAITARKKLEQQQAGTAPEDDDDDDSDWEDDDDETAAGSTRPTDAEDDDDDWEDEMSSVAPSAAPSPRNGKMNKKERAAATARLELEKEAMRKRAMFAKKQIDAPATKAPTEGLLSRVFRTGKSMVDLTQASSSDENAAFRRTPTHGNFGAMAQSPAPMAPPRLHSKSDVTVPVQTDANATARSHKSGTSDGKRSHRSGTSDRQIPGDVELESSEEESEDDNYLASSQIRAKLEALDAKRAARTATATTQAPPPNDAAIPVRAPVSAVAMGAAMGEYDEYGVARPISPTARRRMIIMREMSESLRRKDIILEREKSAGPPRPPGHRRPPPSVHTHMSRGSAQNLAQLREHARETGFDTSGFQRHSATFQDMRPDKALERHNSQPNLMAYAEKRSPLAGQDQVPPRQASLSPTEQKRRQNLLGHGFLRPLTRADEGGINRTQSAAALNLGVTSPTSERTVSPTASSGAHRSSSGGYHSSSGFHHPHAHLHATAMVRSSTEGDHVARERSNKREAQRRQERTDTGYRFHGW, encoded by the exons ACATACTAATGACCGTCCAGCGCCGCTCCCAACTCCACCCCTTACACAACGCGGATCTTCACCTTCCCCGTCGGAACGTGCGGGCCGCAAGGCCGCTCCACTCTTTACTCTCTCCGCAACGGTGCTCCCTCTATCCGACCAACCACCAGAAGAGGAAGACATCTCTAGTATCTGGAATG TCGTCTCGCGTGCAGCCGACGTAGTCAAGGATAGCGAGCGCCTTGAAAACCTTGCATGGAG GCACTGGAGCGACGTCCGAgtacgccgtcgccgctcgTCCGCGTCAACAGACACGGCGTCGAGTGCCTCCGTTCACACCCCCGTCGACCAACCCTACCTCCACCACAGACAAAGTTCCGAGAATCGCCGCTCCTTTGCCAATAAGCTACAGTTGttggtcgaggaggactcTTTCAAGGACTGGATAGAAGATGCCCGCGAGAACGCGGCTGCCACGGACGAGTCCCCACGACACGCACCtcagctcgcgctcccTGACACACCCACTCCCAACCTCGAGATTCGGCTAGTGGAGCCCACACCAGTGCCGAGCCGTGTCGGCTcgctcggcggcagcgTGGGCGGAAGCACGCCATTCACAAAGTCTGTGGCGCAGCTGGCAGTGCGCGAAGAAGAgattgaggaggaagtCACGACCGCAGAGGACGATTCCCCCGAGATCCAGAGGATACGGAAGCGCTCTCCCAAGGGCGGCTTCTTCATTCACCAGAGCCCTGGTAAGGTCAGCGGAGCTTCGGACGGATCGTCCGAGGcttctgctcctcctcctgcccCTATCGTTGCCGAAACGGAACCAGTTGCTCGGGTTGAACATCATCAAGCCGAAGCCAACGGTGGCCCGACGGACTCTTCGCAGTGGCGGAGCTCGGCAGAATCATCGTCGGCCGTCGTcatgaagaagaaggagccACGTCGGCCTGTGTCCATGGCCACGATGCGCGGTAGATTCCAAGCCGAGAAGAGACTCGCGGTCCAGGCTATCACCGCTCGGAAGAAGTTGGAGCAACAGCAGGCCGGAACCGCGCCcgaggatgacgatgacgatgactCGGATtgggaggacgacgacgatgagaCGGCGGCTGGGAGCACAAGACCGACAGATgctgaggacgacgacgacgactgggaggacgagatgtCGTCTGTAGCGCCAtcggccgcgccgtcgccgcgcaaCGGCAAGATGAacaagaaggagcgcgcggCTGCCACCGCCAGACTCGAGCTGGAGAAAGAGGCTATGCGCAAGCGTGCTATGTTTGCCAAGAAGCAAATAGACGCCCCAGCTACCAAGGCGCCCACCGAGGGTCTTCTCAGCCGCGTTTTCCGCACCGGCAAGAGCATGGTCGACTTAACTCAGGCCAGCAGCTCGGATGAGAATGCCGCGTTCCGCCGCACACCTACCCATGGCAACTTTGGTGCCATGGCCCAGTCTCCGGCCCCGATGGCACCGCCCAGGCTGCACTCCAAGAGCGATGTCACTGTGCCTGTGCAAACCGACGCGAATGCCACGGCTCGCTCACACAAGTCTGGGACTAGTGACGGCAAGCGATCGCACCGGTCGGGAACAAGTGACCGGCAAATCCCTGGCGATGTTGAGCTGGAGTCGTCTGAGGAAGAGTCCGAGGATGACAACTACCTTGCGTCATCGCAAATACGTGCCAAGCTGGAGGCTCTtgacgccaagcgcgctGCTCGGACTGCAACAGCCACCACGCAGGCGCCTCCCCCCAACGACGCAGCCATACCCGTACGCGCTCCCGTATCGGCAGTTGCGATGGGTGCTGCCATGGGAGAGTACGACGAGTACGGTGTGGCGCGGCCGatctcgccgacggcgcgtcgtcgcaTGATCATCATGCGCGAGATGTCTGAGTCTCTCCGAAGGA AAGacatcatcctcgagcgcgagaagtCAGCAGgaccacctcgacctcccgGCCACCGTCGTCCCCCTCCGTCTGTTCATACTCACATGTCTCGTGGATCCGCCCAGAACCTGGCTCAGCTTCGCGAGCACGCCCGCGAAACTGGGTTCGACACGTCCGGCTTCCAGCGTCATAGCGCGACTTTCCAGGACATGCGCCCAGACAAGGCGTTGGAGCGTCACAACTCGCAACCCAACCTCATGGCGTACGCCGAGAAGCGGAGCCCGCTGGCTGGTCAGGACCAGGTTCCACCGCGCCAggcgagcttgtcgccCACCGAACAGAAGCGGCGGCAAAATCTCCTCGGGCATGGTTTCCTGCGACCCCTGACGCGTGCAGACGAGGGAGGCATCAACAGAACGCAGTCGGCCGCGGCGTTAAACCTTGGCGTCACTTCGCCTACAAGCGAGCGAACGGTATCGCcgaccgcgagctcgggggCTCATCGCTCATCGAGCGGTGGTTACCACTCATCAAGTGGATTCCACCACCCGCACGCGCACCTCCACGCCACGGCAATGGTGCGCTCTAGCACCGAAGGTGACCATGTTGCCCGCGAGCGCTCGAACAAGCGTGAGGCTCAAAGGCGACAGGAGAGGACAGACACCGGGTACCGGTTCCAcgggtggtga